The DNA window aggtataaaaaaaagaaagaaagaaaaaacctgTATGATGCGCGCGCAAAGATATATCGGCTAGATACAACGCACATCTACAATTTTCAACGCCAATCGCCGGTGTAAATGAAGTTGTCTCGCACACAATGCGGATATAGTACACGCCCGTATGAAGTTGACGGGGGTAATAAAAGacacaaagggaaaaaggaaagaaaaaaaaaagaacagtGGGAAAGCAAGTCACTCAATCCCCCCTCTTATGCCTCAACCGCAGCCTTTGGTGGCAATGGCGGAAGGGCACATGTAGGAGGTGGTGCTGGCGGAGGCATAGCCATCCGCGGCAGGCTCTTCTTGTGCTTCATACTCTTGGCGTAGTTgctagaagaagacgaaggcCTCGAGGGAATTGCCGGAAGAGGCcctgttggcggcggcgaaagCTGAGGAAGCGACTCTGCAATATTTGCAATGGGATGCGCCTCTCCGGGGAACTTGTCAGAAAAGGCAGACATGATGCTAGCTCGATTGGTTGCCCAAGAAAACCCCAAACTAAAGCCCCGCGAGAATTCGTCCACATCATCGACCGAGGTTCgactcttcttcgtcttgtCGGTCCAAGAAGCCGAGAGGGGTGAAGGCAATGGCGAGAATGACCGGTCAGTGGCGGGCGATGCCAGGGGGCTAGCATCTCTagactttgatgatgaaCCCTTGACCTCGAGCTGCTTTCGCAGTGCGTTGATACTGGCGAGTCTCCGGGGGCTATCATGTGCGTTCTCATCAAGTTGAAAGCCAGGTGGAGTGGCAGGGCCCTGGCTGGGGCTCCGTGTTGTCAATTTAGGCACTATGCTCAGACGTCGTGAAGGCAAAGACAACCGTCCCAGCACCTGGGGGACGTTTGACATGGACACAAGCCTCTCTCGAGGTAGCTTGGGAACACTAGGAATGTCCGAGGGTGGCCGAGTCTCCGCATTGTGGCTCGTCACAGGCCTTTCTGGCATGACATTCTCTTTGGGAGACGGCTGGTCTTCAACCGTGGATAGGGGTCGTCGCCCTACACGGATACTGGACAGCTTACGCTGCGATCCCCTGGATGTCGGGGCGACAGCATctcttggcgatggcggagaGAAGAAGTTTTCTACATCCAAAGCAGAAGCCACCTTCATATGGGAAGCCCGACGACCCGTAGATTGCAAAGTGGAGATTCCAAAACTGTGAGTGCCAGTGGGAGATGGAATCGCATCATTTCCAGCAGCGTTGGCCCAGGGAAGCAGGCTGTGTTGGTGATGCTCCAACAGACCGTCTCCACTAAGGCTGACCTCCCCAACGAATGGTCCCATAGTCTGCAGCGATACTCGTCGATTGGCAATGACGCTGGCGTTGGGTCTAGGCCGCGCCGTCTCTGGAATAATGGTGATATCTGCCGATAGCGGGAACCTGTCGCGCACGGGTGAGCCCGCGGGCGAAGAAGTGGTCGATGTCAAGTTTGTCCGCTGGCTAGACGACATTTGCGATAACCGCTGTGAGCTGTCGCGAAGATTGTCCAATTGGCGACCGTCATGGGATGCGATGCTGTTCGTTGCCGACTTGTCATCGAATGACAAATCGTGGTTGAAAGAATCAAAGTCAACCACGGGAATTGAGTAATCAAGAATCCTAGTATTGCGTTCTTGGTGGGGTGCCGTCGAAGGGGTTGTGGGAGTGGCTTGCGCAGAATAAGAGACATCTCTCAGTGTCATGGATTTCAGGCTTGGCTTTTCACGAAGACGCGAAGAAGGAATGGCATCTTCATTCAGCTTAGCCTCGGCTTCCCTGAGCAGGTCAGCCTCGGAGATGCTCCTCTTGCCTCCAAGCTCCTCAATCTTGGACCGTAAGCAAGTCATCCAATCATCCATGTCCTCGGCGTTTTCAAAAACCATAATCATGTTGGATGTGTTGCGCTTGTCTGATGACCGAAAGGGAAGTTTTGAGAAAAAGGATCGGGGGTCGGTGGATGGTGATCTGTCGTAGCTGTCTGTGGTGGATGTAACCTGCAGGACGAAATGACGTCCCGGAATCACATCAGTTACAAAAGCCGCCGAAGACGTACCCAAGCGCAGCACCTTTTCAGGCAGGCGGTCGGGAGCGCCGTTTCCAGTATATTGGAGTAAATAGCCAGCAGTGACAAGAATGTAAATCTTGGTGGTCCACTCAAGATTGCCGGCAGACAGGGAGTCTCCGCGGTTCCTTCTCCTAAACTTGTCGCCAGGGCTAATGCCGGCGCTGCTCATGATTGTATCGGTTTCAGTGAGAGGCACTATCATATCGGTCACGCCCGACTTCTCACTGCGTCTCAGAACGGTCTCGACGGGCTTGACGGTGGCAGAGAGCGTTTGCTGCTTGAGCTCCTGCTGGTTCGCCCGGCTGAGGGGCGGTATTGTCCAGACGGTGAGAGTCGGACGAGGCTGTCTGGTGATTGACATGCCTGGGGTGCGCTTCccggaagaagcagaaagaCCGGCGGCAGGTGTTTGTGGACGGGAAACATGAGTGTCGTCCGGTGGCAGCTCGTGGGAGGGATCCCATGGATAATCTGGCGTAGAAAGGGCAAGTTCAGACTTGGCTTGCGGTCCGTATGGCCAACCGCTGATATCCACGAGAGACTTTCGGAAGCCTCCAGATCGAGAAGGCGGCTTGCCCAAGTTGTTGAGCATGTTGAGCGAGTTGAGCGAGCTGGGTGACTTGAGAGAAACAGGAGAGGGAAGGCTCTCGCCCGGTTTGGAAAGTTTTCGACCAAAGAGGTGTCTTAGACCGAGCTTGGACCCTCGACGGCCcagtttgctctttttcaaCGGAGCTGAGGTCGAGACATCCGAGTCCAGCGAGAATTCGGAGGCCGGTACATTTTTCCTTCGAGGAAAGGTGTTGCTGCCCGGGAGGGATTCGAGTCCACTGCCAGGGGTGGCCATGGCGAAGCCCAGTTAGATGGCCGATGACTCGCACTGGACAAGAACCAGGATTGATGACCAAAGATGAGACTTGATTTGTGTAATTGAGTGCGTGAGTGGGAAGCTGGAGTTGACTGTGACGACGCTCGGTGGACCCATCCAACGTCGGCGATGTGAGAATGTCAGTTGTGGAGAAGAGCCTGTTTCAGAGACGAGGGcgagagaagcagaaaagtGGAAATGAGCGTTGGAAGTATGGTGTTGTAACACTCGTCAGTGGCTAGCCCGGTGTAGTTTCTTTGTTGGCAGCTGCACAAAGGGCCTTTGCAGGTGTTTCTGGGGGGATTGACGCAAGAGAAATCGATACAATGGACTGCAACAAGATGTAAGACGTCGACGAGGTATACGGCAATGGTACAGACAACGGGCTGAAGCTTGGCTATAAGACGTGAAGAGAGcgtggtggtgttgatgctgttgcaatgaagcaaaagagggCACAGtggcaaaaaaaggcaaaaaaaggactGCGTAAGACAATTTATGCTTTTCCCCTCAAGATTCCATTATTCCAAAGAATTGAGGCTCacagagatgcagcagccgtgggaggaagagaggcgGACGAAGGTGGGACTGGCGGACTAGTAATACTTGGAGCGCTTCCATTCATCTCTGCCGCAGCGAGGCTAGTGCTGCGTGCAATCTCAGTGAGTGAGAGAGGCAGCCTCCAACGGCAGTCGGTACATGCCGCCGAGGTATGAATCACGGACGCTCACAGATCAAAGCTTTTCAAGGCAGGGcacgaaaaaaagaaaacaacgACATGGACAGGGGTCCTTTGACGCCTTGTAGCGCATGTCAAAAAAAAGTGCATGCATCCGGGCCCACCCAGCAGCGAAAAAAAGCTTTCATATTGGAAGTTTGTGCCAGGGGTCAGGGGTCCAGGGCCACGGCCCctggtcaagaagctgaggctgaggagtCAATTCAAAGGGGTGGGCCGGATGTGGTGCTGGACAGTGCGGTGACAGGCGGGGAGGGGCAGAGGAGCCGCTGAATCCATCGCCTGAAGTCTGTTGTACTGTATGTAGCACAGGCTTTGCAGGGCTGCGCGATGCCTGCATACAGCGCGCGATGCAGGCTGCCATGCAGAGGCGGGAATACCTGTAGACAAACATCCAGGCTTGGCTGAGCTGCGTGTGTAAACTAAAAATAAGGACCGGAACCGAGAGCATGGATGGCGTGGCTTTGGGCTGGACTCGACTTTGCACCGCTATCGGTTAATGCAGCGCCCCCCCGAGTACCGTTACAAGTACCGTGGGCGCGACGGTCTAAACAGGCCCCAGAGCCCACTAAGAGGGCCAGCTGCGGATGGCGGTTTCCGGGCATCCGTAGAGGACTGTTGCGcctgagagcagcagcatggcgTACCGGTACTTGCACGACAGATTGCGATGGCGCTCAGCTTCAGGCTCTAAATACTACCTTGGAGAAATTACCAAATACTGCCGTGCTAGTTAGGGCTGAACACgcaaaaggaaacaagacgGCAAAAGAGAGGGCATTAATTACTAATGGCGGAATGGCTGTGTAGTGAGTGGCATTGGAAATTCAACTCTCCGGGCACTTTCTCCCCTCTGATGAGATAATCTCTGACCATTTTCCCTCCTCGAAAACTTTGATGCAGCAAACTGCTGATGGATcaatataatttacttttttccaGCAGAGCGCAGCTAAACATCGCTCGCCACCCACCACGTTCCGCCGATAGACGTGGGAATGTCTCTCGCCAAGCGAAATAGCCGCAGCGCATGGCCTGTATGtggtgaaaaaaaagtgcgGGGGGGGAACGACGCAACCACCACGGCGCAGGACAAAGAAAATTGATCATATGTGACTACCTATCAACACGACTAGagtatactactactagATTTTgatcatttttttttttgctttttattttactttcCTAGCTCAAAAGCTGTGCCTCACGTTTACCTTGTTTTGTCCAGGTCCGCCAGCAGTAGCGGGCAACCCGGCGAGAGAGTCGAGAAAAAATCGCAAAAGCTTGATAAGACTTGGTCGCCAGTTATTCGCAACAAGGCGATGGCTTCATCCTACTGGTCACTTTTTGATGACCCGTCTCGCGAATACTTGAGCGAGATAAACAAACCAAGCTCTGAGCTTATATACAAACACGTGTTTTTCTCCTTACGTCCGAGgacttttgcctctttggcgAATCACAAGAGCTGTAATACACTCTCCGCCAAGATGTgaggggggaaaagaaaagaaaagaaaagatgggcaTATACCCAGCTTGGCAGGGGCCTCTGCAAGGAGCGTTGAACAGGCAGGATTGCTACGTATCAATTGCAccgagatgagagatgagatgagatgagagcGAGTGCCGGCACTTGCACAGGCTCACAAACAGACAGGGTATATCGTCGTGAAGCTAGAATCAAAGTACAGCAGAGTCCGTATgtaccagcagcgccgcggATAAAAGTGATCATCGTCAATCTCGatgcgcagcagcaccagctccCGGTTTCTCGGATCCTTTGCCCCCCTTTAATTCCACGTACCGTCGTCACTGCTAGTCCTTGGAGGCATCACAGCTCTGGCTTATTAGAGGATGACTTGATACCAGGGCAAACATGGCCCGAGGCCACGGCTTGGATGTTTCTTTGTCTCCGGCGCTTTGGGATGGCCCTGCTAGTGGCCTTGGTCCGACTAGGGCCGCACAATCTTAAACGCTGCTGACCCACGGTGCTCCGTAGTACGCCGACGGCGATCAGCGGttgaaaacaaagcaaagcaaagcaaagcaaagctgaaGCTACTGTCAGAtggggggagagaaaaaaaacttgaaACCTGCTTGAGGCTGCGTCCCAAGTGGGTGGGAAAGCGACCAAAAGTATCGTGGGCTGTAGGGCCGAGCTGCATCTCATGGCATCGCATGGCCTCGCTTCGCTGTTTGTGCGCGGGGAAACAAGACGATTGGCTTAAAAGGCAAGATGGACAGATGCGCCATACAAAACTCTCGTCCGCGGCAATGGCTGGCCGATCCCGATTCGCCAGATGTTAGCTCCGAGAACTTTGCGAGCGCCCTGTAGGGCCAGCGATAGCGCAAACCTTTTCCACGCAGCATGCAGGAATCGAGTCGCTCCAACGAAGCACGAGCAGAAACACACGCATGGCACGATAAGCATGTGCTCTGCCGGGCTGTGAGTTGGGTCTTGCGTGTTGCTTGCAAAGTCGGTacatgcagcatcagcatcagcaactTTGAGTAACACAGACGATGGTGGACATAGACTTTCCGTCGGACCGTCTGTCGCAGGGGTTCGCGTTGAATGCAAGCGATGATCGTGCAGCGCCGAGATTTCAGCTTcgtttcttcatcttcattctaCCTCATTCCACTGACACTAGGAATCGATGCGTGGCCCTTGTTGGTAAAATCGGACCCAACGCTGCCAGGTTTTTTACTTGTACAAGAAGATGGCTCGTCATAGGCAATTACAGCTGCTATAcatttactaataataacaACAAGCAGTTCGTCGTGCCCGAGTGCTTCAAATGCTGGCGCTATTACGGGCCACTCCGTAATGGTATCCAGCGATCTGCACTCTGCAcagtgcagcagcaaa is part of the Trichoderma atroviride chromosome 1, complete sequence genome and encodes:
- a CDS encoding uncharacterized protein (EggNog:ENOG41), encoding MATPGSGLESLPGSNTFPRRKNVPASEFSLDSDVSTSAPLKKSKLGRRGSKLGLRHLFGRKLSKPGESLPSPVSLKSPSSLNSLNMLNNLGKPPSRSGGFRKSLVDISGWPYGPQAKSELALSTPDYPWDPSHELPPDDTHVSRPQTPAAGLSASSGKRTPGMSITRQPRPTLTVWTIPPLSRANQQELKQQTLSATVKPVETVLRRSEKSGVTDMIVPLTETDTIMSSAGISPGDKFRRRNRGDSLSAGNLEWTTKIYILVTAGYLLQYTGNGAPDRLPEKVLRLGTSSAAFVTDVIPGRHFVLQVTSTTDSYDRSPSTDPRSFFSKLPFRSSDKRNTSNMIMVFENAEDMDDWMTCLRSKIEELGGKRSISEADLLREAEAKLNEDAIPSSRLREKPSLKSMTLRDVSYSAQATPTTPSTAPHQERNTRILDYSIPVVDFDSFNHDLSFDDKSATNSIASHDGRQLDNLRDSSQRLSQMSSSQRTNLTSTTSSPAGSPVRDRFPLSADITIIPETARPRPNASVIANRRVSLQTMGPFVGEVSLSGDGLLEHHQHSLLPWANAAGNDAIPSPTGTHSFGISTLQSTGRRASHMKVASALDVENFFSPPSPRDAVAPTSRGSQRKLSSIRVGRRPLSTVEDQPSPKENVMPERPVTSHNAETRPPSDIPSVPKLPRERLVSMSNVPQVLGRLSLPSRRLSIVPKLTTRSPSQGPATPPGFQLDENAHDSPRRLASINALRKQLEVKGSSSKSRDASPLASPATDRSFSPLPSPLSASWTDKTKKSRTSVDDVDEFSRGFSLGFSWATNRASIMSAFSDKFPGEAHPIANIAESLPQLSPPPTGPLPAIPSRPSSSSSNYAKSMKHKKSLPRMAMPPPAPPPTCALPPLPPKAAVEA